The Thermosinus carboxydivorans Nor1 genomic sequence TCAATGCGCGGGTCACCAAAAAAGTCATAACCTGTGCCTAACAATTTGTTGGTGAACGTCCACGGCATGGTCTTGCGTAATGGGCGCAGGTTTTCGGTAATGGTATAATCGTCCAGCATTTCAAAGGTAATGACATTGGCGCCGGCGGCGCGCAGTTTGCCGATGATATCCATGCCGATGAATTTGTCGTAAATATTGTACACATAGCCTAAGAGCCCGATGGTGAGTGGGCGGGAATCCGGCGGGGACATGCCTTTCGGTCCGCTCTCCAGGCAGGTCATGGCTTCTTCGATAGTGCAGCCCTGCCGATGGTAGCGGCGAAAGACCGTCCATTTGCTTATCGCCGCAGCCAGCGCTTTTTTTACCGCGCCGGCGCTCACACCAAGGGGACGGGCGATAGCGGCATAGTCGCCAAAGTCTTCGATCGTCTCCCGGCGGCAGCAAATATCGGGGGCGATCATGCGCTCCGCTAGTTCTGGCAGGATATGCCGCATCATGTCAGGCAGTCCCAGG encodes the following:
- a CDS encoding acyl-CoA dehydratase activase-related protein, with product MKIGLPRALLYYYYNPLWQNLFTNLGCEAVLSGPTTKEIVDLGVKYSVAEICLPLKIFCGHVANLLNTGVDYIYIPRMVSVEKQKFFCPKFLGLPDMMRHILPELAERMIAPDICCRRETIEDFGDYAAIARPLGVSAGAVKKALAAAISKWTVFRRYHRQGCTIEEAMTCLESGPKGMSPPDSRPLTIGLLGYVYNIYDKFIGMDIIGKLRAAGANVITFEMLDDYTITENLRPLRKTMPWTFTNKLLGTGYDFFGDPRIDGVIHITAFGCGPDSMLGKMLDFIALEKEKAFMTIRVDEHSGEAHLNTRIEAFVDMLRRKKMLIRQAR